A single window of Corvus hawaiiensis isolate bCorHaw1 chromosome 22, bCorHaw1.pri.cur, whole genome shotgun sequence DNA harbors:
- the TNFRSF18 gene encoding tumor necrosis factor receptor superfamily member 18 isoform X2 — MGQGTGNGTGNGNRTCQYCQRVPLCEPGHEPTRIGKVNFKFECKPCETGTYSSSRNGWCRNWTDCESSGFITLQEGNSTHNSVCGFPMRPLEPARIPLEFPSSTILAILTAVAVFVLILLTFLLHFCIWTLRKDKKNPPGDLGHSFPRLPPPPQLPLQGEESYSIQFPEEEHGEKTAEEKLSILSLKVYMQLPPPTKNSGKSRWKLELGCGPASPGLAVNSLAPSPGVTAPFQNIPRAFPAAAQWLGSAPVLPEPILASPSPSLDYLIPQERQWEDGAVATQNASKQNSTLEESFPNSWTRGEAQLWISRCFSHPKTFCAPSAFLSSGENGIFQRDLTNLALDTSRLWEETPFYFSHLEKKNISTPLPLGKPDLGNGYIWISQIPLNSDLIGNFTAFPTLNSHPAASQFWNFPKSSCQQHWWEIWEDWELFQP; from the exons atgggacaggggacagggaatgggacagggaatgggaacaggacCTGCCAGTACTGCCAGAGGGTGCCCCTCTGTGAGCCCGGACACGAGCCCACCAGGATCG gaaaaGTCAATTTCAAGTTCGAGTGTAAACCCTGTGAGACCGGGACttattccagcagcaggaacgGCTGGTGCCGCAACTGGACTGA ctgtgagAGCAGCGGGTTCATAACGCTCCAGGAAGGGAACAGCACCCACAACTCCGTGTGCGGCTTCCCCATGAGACCTCTGGAGCCAG CTCGGATTCCCCTGGAATTCCCTTCCAGCACCATCCTGGCCATCCTGACGGCCGTGGCCGTGTTCGTGCTCATCCTGCTCACATTCCTGCTGCACTTCTGCATCTGGACCCTCAGgaaggacaaaaaaaacccacctggag ATTTGGGACACAGCTTCCCGCGGCTGCCGCCGCCCCCGCAGCTCCCGCTCCAAGGGGAGGAATCCTACAGCATCCAATTCCCAGAGGAGGAACACGGGGAGAAAACGGCCGAGGAAAAACTTTCCATCTTATCCCTCAAAGTCTACA tgcaaCTCCCACCCCCAACCAAAAACTCTGGGAAAAGCCGATGGAAGCTGGAACTTGGCTGCGGTCCCGCGTCCCCTGGGCTGGCTGTGAATTCCCTGGCACCTTCCCCGGGGGTCACAGCGCCCTTCCAGAACATTCCCagggcttttcctgctgctgcacaatGGTTGGGATCAGCTCCAGTGCTCCCAGAGCCCATCCTGGCCTcaccttccccctccctggATTACCTGATCCCACAGGAGCGGCAGTGGGAGGACGGAGCTGTCGCAACCCAAAACGCTTCCAAGCAAAATTCCACCCTCGAGGAATCATTTCCCAATTCCTGGACAAGGGGAGAGGCTCAGTTATGGATTTCAAGATGTTTCAGCCACCCCAAAACCTTCTGTGCTCCCTCAGCTTTCCTCAGCTCAGGGGAAAATGGGATATTCCAGAGGGATTTaaccaacctggccttggacacttccaggcttTGGGAAGAAAccccattttatttttcccacctggaaaaaaaaaatatctccaCTCCGTTGCCTTTAGGAAAACCAGATCTTGGAAATGGATACATTTGGATCAGCCAAATCCCATTAAATTCGGATTTGATTGGgaattttactgcttttccaACACTGAATTCCcatcctgctgcatcccagttCTGGAACTTCCCTAaatccagctgccagcagcactggtgGGAAATCTGGGAGGACTGGGAGCTATTCCAGCCCTGA
- the TNFRSF18 gene encoding tumor necrosis factor receptor superfamily member 18 isoform X1, translating into MPKQRNGVFLLLVLLLGHWARQGRAGQCQDGEMRAVWGDGTKCCPKCTWKGGSSSPCEAAQDHDCKCPPGHSCADEPCQYCQKVPLCEPGHEPTRIGKVNFKFECKPCETGTYSSSRNGWCRNWTDCESSGFITLQEGNSTHNSVCGFPMRPLEPARIPLEFPSSTILAILTAVAVFVLILLTFLLHFCIWTLRKDKKNPPGDLGHSFPRLPPPPQLPLQGEESYSIQFPEEEHGEKTAEEKLSILSLKVYMQLPPPTKNSGKSRWKLELGCGPASPGLAVNSLAPSPGVTAPFQNIPRAFPAAAQWLGSAPVLPEPILASPSPSLDYLIPQERQWEDGAVATQNASKQNSTLEESFPNSWTRGEAQLWISRCFSHPKTFCAPSAFLSSGENGIFQRDLTNLALDTSRLWEETPFYFSHLEKKNISTPLPLGKPDLGNGYIWISQIPLNSDLIGNFTAFPTLNSHPAASQFWNFPKSSCQQHWWEIWEDWELFQP; encoded by the exons ATGCCCAAGCAGAGGAATGGAGTTttcctgctcctggtgctgctcctggggcactGGGCACggcagggccgggcggggcAGTGCCAGGATGGAGAGATGAGAGCGGTGTGGGGAGATGGCACCAAGTGCTGCCCTAAATGCACCTGGAAAGGAG gaagcagcagcccctgcgAGGCGGCGCAGGACCACGACTGCAAATGtcccccagggcacagctgtgccGACGAGCCCTGCCAGTACTGCCAGAAGGTGCCTCTCTGTGAGCCCGGACACGAGCCCACCAGGATCG gaaaaGTCAATTTCAAGTTCGAGTGTAAACCCTGTGAGACCGGGACttattccagcagcaggaacgGCTGGTGCCGCAACTGGACTGA ctgtgagAGCAGCGGGTTCATAACGCTCCAGGAAGGGAACAGCACCCACAACTCCGTGTGCGGCTTCCCCATGAGACCTCTGGAGCCAG CTCGGATTCCCCTGGAATTCCCTTCCAGCACCATCCTGGCCATCCTGACGGCCGTGGCCGTGTTCGTGCTCATCCTGCTCACATTCCTGCTGCACTTCTGCATCTGGACCCTCAGgaaggacaaaaaaaacccacctggag ATTTGGGACACAGCTTCCCGCGGCTGCCGCCGCCCCCGCAGCTCCCGCTCCAAGGGGAGGAATCCTACAGCATCCAATTCCCAGAGGAGGAACACGGGGAGAAAACGGCCGAGGAAAAACTTTCCATCTTATCCCTCAAAGTCTACA tgcaaCTCCCACCCCCAACCAAAAACTCTGGGAAAAGCCGATGGAAGCTGGAACTTGGCTGCGGTCCCGCGTCCCCTGGGCTGGCTGTGAATTCCCTGGCACCTTCCCCGGGGGTCACAGCGCCCTTCCAGAACATTCCCagggcttttcctgctgctgcacaatGGTTGGGATCAGCTCCAGTGCTCCCAGAGCCCATCCTGGCCTcaccttccccctccctggATTACCTGATCCCACAGGAGCGGCAGTGGGAGGACGGAGCTGTCGCAACCCAAAACGCTTCCAAGCAAAATTCCACCCTCGAGGAATCATTTCCCAATTCCTGGACAAGGGGAGAGGCTCAGTTATGGATTTCAAGATGTTTCAGCCACCCCAAAACCTTCTGTGCTCCCTCAGCTTTCCTCAGCTCAGGGGAAAATGGGATATTCCAGAGGGATTTaaccaacctggccttggacacttccaggcttTGGGAAGAAAccccattttatttttcccacctggaaaaaaaaaatatctccaCTCCGTTGCCTTTAGGAAAACCAGATCTTGGAAATGGATACATTTGGATCAGCCAAATCCCATTAAATTCGGATTTGATTGGgaattttactgcttttccaACACTGAATTCCcatcctgctgcatcccagttCTGGAACTTCCCTAaatccagctgccagcagcactggtgGGAAATCTGGGAGGACTGGGAGCTATTCCAGCCCTGA
- the TNFRSF18 gene encoding tumor necrosis factor receptor superfamily member 18 isoform X4 produces MPKQRNGVFLLLVLLLGHWARQGRAGQCQDGEMRAVWGDGTKCCPKCTWKGGSSSPCEAAQDHDCKCPPGHSCADEPCQYCQKVPLCEPGHEPTRIGKVNFKFECKPCETGTYSSSRNGWCRNWTDCESSGFITLQEGNSTHNSVCGFPMRPLEPARIPLEFPSSTILAILTAVAVFVLILLTFLLHFCIWTLRKDKKNPPGDLGHSFPRLPPPPQLPLQGEESYSIQFPEEEHGEKTAEEKLSILSLKVYSELR; encoded by the exons ATGCCCAAGCAGAGGAATGGAGTTttcctgctcctggtgctgctcctggggcactGGGCACggcagggccgggcggggcAGTGCCAGGATGGAGAGATGAGAGCGGTGTGGGGAGATGGCACCAAGTGCTGCCCTAAATGCACCTGGAAAGGAG gaagcagcagcccctgcgAGGCGGCGCAGGACCACGACTGCAAATGtcccccagggcacagctgtgccGACGAGCCCTGCCAGTACTGCCAGAAGGTGCCTCTCTGTGAGCCCGGACACGAGCCCACCAGGATCG gaaaaGTCAATTTCAAGTTCGAGTGTAAACCCTGTGAGACCGGGACttattccagcagcaggaacgGCTGGTGCCGCAACTGGACTGA ctgtgagAGCAGCGGGTTCATAACGCTCCAGGAAGGGAACAGCACCCACAACTCCGTGTGCGGCTTCCCCATGAGACCTCTGGAGCCAG CTCGGATTCCCCTGGAATTCCCTTCCAGCACCATCCTGGCCATCCTGACGGCCGTGGCCGTGTTCGTGCTCATCCTGCTCACATTCCTGCTGCACTTCTGCATCTGGACCCTCAGgaaggacaaaaaaaacccacctggag ATTTGGGACACAGCTTCCCGCGGCTGCCGCCGCCCCCGCAGCTCCCGCTCCAAGGGGAGGAATCCTACAGCATCCAATTCCCAGAGGAGGAACACGGGGAGAAAACGGCCGAGGAAAAACTTTCCATCTTATCCCTCAAAGTCTACAGTGAGCTCAGATAA
- the TNFRSF18 gene encoding tumor necrosis factor receptor superfamily member 18 isoform X3, translating to MPKQRNGVFLLLVLLLGHWARQGRAGQCQDGEMRAVWGDGTKCCPKCTWKGGSSSPCEAAQDHDCKCPPGHSCADEPCQYCQKVPLCEPGHEPTRIGKVNFKFECKPCETGTYSSSRNGWCRNWTDCESSGFITLQEGNSTHNSVCGFPMRPLEPARIPLEFPSSTILAILTAVAVFVLILLTFLLHFCIWTLRKDKKNPPGDLGHSFPRLPPPPQLPLQGEESYSIQFPEEEHGEKTAEEKLSILSLKVYRKQVQK from the exons ATGCCCAAGCAGAGGAATGGAGTTttcctgctcctggtgctgctcctggggcactGGGCACggcagggccgggcggggcAGTGCCAGGATGGAGAGATGAGAGCGGTGTGGGGAGATGGCACCAAGTGCTGCCCTAAATGCACCTGGAAAGGAG gaagcagcagcccctgcgAGGCGGCGCAGGACCACGACTGCAAATGtcccccagggcacagctgtgccGACGAGCCCTGCCAGTACTGCCAGAAGGTGCCTCTCTGTGAGCCCGGACACGAGCCCACCAGGATCG gaaaaGTCAATTTCAAGTTCGAGTGTAAACCCTGTGAGACCGGGACttattccagcagcaggaacgGCTGGTGCCGCAACTGGACTGA ctgtgagAGCAGCGGGTTCATAACGCTCCAGGAAGGGAACAGCACCCACAACTCCGTGTGCGGCTTCCCCATGAGACCTCTGGAGCCAG CTCGGATTCCCCTGGAATTCCCTTCCAGCACCATCCTGGCCATCCTGACGGCCGTGGCCGTGTTCGTGCTCATCCTGCTCACATTCCTGCTGCACTTCTGCATCTGGACCCTCAGgaaggacaaaaaaaacccacctggag ATTTGGGACACAGCTTCCCGCGGCTGCCGCCGCCCCCGCAGCTCCCGCTCCAAGGGGAGGAATCCTACAGCATCCAATTCCCAGAGGAGGAACACGGGGAGAAAACGGCCGAGGAAAAACTTTCCATCTTATCCCTCAAAGTCTACA